The following are from one region of the Deltaproteobacteria bacterium genome:
- a CDS encoding PhoH family protein: protein METVLRFDDNSLLLSLCGSRNAHLKAVEGALQVKLSLRGNTITVVGDEAGVKLARRLLEELYGLLQEGYPLYPSDITHAIQILSSNYRASLRDIFLDAVYITAKRRLIAPKSIAQKEYIDAMRNYDIVFGIGPAGTGKTYLAMAMAVSWLNAGQVNRIILVRPAVEAGEKLGFLPGDLVEKVNPYLRPLYDALHDMIDFGQTSKWLERGVIEVAPLAFMRGRTLNDSFVILDEAQNTTSEQMKMFLTRLGISSKAVITGDITQIDLPNGVRSGLVVAREILVGIEGLKFVYFSERDVIRHRLVQDIIKAYDKAEEDSGDRA from the coding sequence ATGGAGACTGTGCTCCGGTTCGACGACAACAGCCTGCTTCTAAGTCTTTGCGGCAGTCGCAACGCTCATCTCAAGGCCGTTGAGGGAGCCCTGCAGGTAAAACTCAGCCTTCGGGGAAATACCATCACAGTGGTTGGGGACGAGGCCGGCGTCAAATTGGCTCGGCGGCTCCTGGAAGAACTTTACGGCCTCCTCCAGGAAGGCTACCCCCTGTATCCCAGCGATATTACTCACGCCATTCAGATTCTCAGCAGCAATTACCGGGCCAGTCTGCGCGATATCTTTCTGGACGCAGTTTACATCACAGCCAAGAGACGGCTTATTGCTCCCAAAAGTATCGCCCAGAAAGAGTACATTGACGCTATGCGCAACTATGACATTGTTTTTGGCATTGGCCCGGCAGGCACAGGCAAGACATATCTAGCTATGGCCATGGCAGTTTCCTGGCTCAATGCTGGGCAGGTAAATCGCATAATTCTGGTGCGGCCGGCGGTTGAAGCTGGGGAGAAACTGGGTTTTCTCCCAGGAGACCTAGTGGAAAAGGTGAACCCGTATCTGAGGCCCCTCTATGATGCACTGCATGACATGATAGATTTTGGTCAAACGTCCAAGTGGCTGGAACGGGGAGTAATTGAAGTTGCGCCGCTGGCCTTCATGCGGGGGCGAACTTTGAATGATTCTTTTGTCATACTCGATGAGGCGCAAAATACTACCTCGGAACAGATGAAAATGTTTCTCACCAGGTTAGGCATCAGTTCCAAGGCAGTAATAACCGGTGATATTACTCAGATTGATCTGCCTAATGGTGTTCGCTCGGGCCTGGTTGTGGCTAGAGAAATTCTGGTGGGTATCGAAGGGTTGAAATTCGTCTACTTCAGTGAAAGAGACGTGATCAGACACCGTCTCGTGCAGGACATTATCAAGGCATATGATAAAGCAGAAGAGGATAGCGGCGACAGAGCATGA
- a CDS encoding YjbQ family protein: MPTTVLTTTAELETTGGTDIVDITRIVADHLAESKVRHGAMILFVPGSTGALTTIEYESGVLQDLRDAIERMAPRDIVYAHDRRWGDGNGYSHVRAALLGPSLHIPVVDGRLCLGTWQQVVLLDFDNRPRRRRLILQVIGERE; encoded by the coding sequence ATGCCCACCACAGTGTTGACGACAACGGCTGAACTGGAGACAACCGGCGGCACTGATATTGTGGATATCACTCGGATAGTTGCTGATCACCTTGCTGAAAGTAAGGTGCGGCATGGTGCTATGATTCTTTTTGTACCCGGGTCTACAGGGGCCCTCACAACTATCGAATATGAGAGCGGTGTGCTCCAGGACCTCAGGGATGCCATCGAACGGATGGCCCCTCGTGACATTGTCTATGCCCACGACCGGCGCTGGGGAGACGGCAACGGCTATTCGCACGTTCGAGCTGCGCTGTTGGGTCCTTCCCTTCATATTCCTGTGGTAGATGGCCGATTGTGTCTCGGTACCTGGCAACAGGTGGTTTTGCTGGATTTTGACAATCGTCCCAGACGTCGCCGCCTGATCTTGCAGGTTATTGGGGAAAGGGAGTAA
- a CDS encoding CvpA family protein, whose amino-acid sequence MQMPHFIANLNILDVLLFSLLAISVVRGFMLGMIRQVVSLLGILAAFFAAGRYYKVFAVAMAAHLPALPYGSYISYALLFVASWLLVVLLGSLLGRFTRAALMGWADRLLGTAMGLVKGVLVVVVVVTVLTLFLPARSRILTTSHLVPRIQYIGYYLVRLTPTEVRHLYQKRSTALYRYLSRQKLSKAFQ is encoded by the coding sequence ATGCAGATGCCTCATTTTATTGCCAACCTGAACATTCTCGACGTCTTGCTTTTCTCCCTGCTCGCCATCTCTGTAGTCCGAGGATTTATGCTCGGCATGATTCGCCAGGTTGTCTCTCTTCTGGGAATTCTGGCTGCTTTTTTTGCTGCTGGCCGTTATTACAAAGTATTTGCTGTTGCAATGGCTGCCCACCTGCCTGCCCTGCCCTATGGTTCTTATATAAGCTATGCGCTGCTCTTTGTTGCCAGCTGGCTTCTGGTGGTTCTCCTCGGGTCCCTACTGGGACGATTTACCCGGGCGGCTTTAATGGGTTGGGCAGATCGCTTGCTTGGAACTGCCATGGGACTGGTCAAAGGAGTTCTCGTTGTGGTGGTAGTGGTAACGGTTCTCACACTATTTTTGCCGGCCCGCTCCCGGATCCTTACCACCTCACATTTGGTGCCCCGCATCCAATATATTGGCTATTACCTGGTACGACTCACGCCCACCGAGGTACGCCACCTCTATCAGAAGCGCTCTACTGCACTTTATCGTTACCTCTCTCGCCAAAAATTGAGCAAAGCTTTCCAATAG
- the mazG gene encoding nucleoside triphosphate pyrophosphohydrolase — protein sequence MIEKLQEIVQRLRAADGCPWDRQQTPESIKNYILEEAYEVADAVENKSPPQVAEELGDLLFMAVFLANLYMEKHCFSLDDVLQGAKDKMIRRHPHVFGEQRLESSEEVRENWEKIKQRERADKTLASALEAVPRTLPALMRTHRVLAKFRRALHRPLGRELLAQELAEAVAAITASTTHESSSPAKLLGKALFLAVALHLEAKIKAEEALSKTVSGFSKRIGQLEVKLQESGRTWQDFSEKEEKDLWHSL from the coding sequence ATGATTGAGAAACTGCAGGAGATTGTTCAGAGGTTGCGAGCAGCTGACGGCTGCCCCTGGGACCGCCAACAAACGCCAGAAAGCATAAAAAACTACATCCTGGAAGAGGCCTACGAGGTGGCAGATGCCGTGGAAAACAAATCGCCTCCCCAGGTGGCTGAAGAATTGGGTGATCTGCTCTTCATGGCTGTTTTTCTGGCTAATCTGTACATGGAAAAGCACTGTTTCTCCCTGGACGACGTGCTGCAGGGAGCAAAGGACAAGATGATTCGCAGACATCCGCACGTGTTCGGTGAACAACGCCTGGAGTCCAGCGAAGAAGTAAGGGAAAATTGGGAAAAAATCAAACAACGAGAACGAGCAGATAAAACGCTGGCCTCTGCCCTGGAGGCTGTGCCGCGCACTTTGCCTGCATTGATGCGGACCCACCGAGTGCTGGCTAAATTCCGCAGGGCACTCCACCGGCCCCTCGGCAGGGAGCTTCTTGCGCAGGAACTGGCCGAGGCCGTCGCAGCAATAACAGCATCAACCACTCATGAGAGCAGTAGCCCAGCAAAGCTATTAGGGAAGGCTCTCTTTCTGGCAGTGGCATTACACCTGGAAGCAAAAATCAAGGCTGAAGAAGCACTCAGCAAGACGGTCAGCGGCTTTTCGAAACGGATTGGCCAACTGGAAGTCAAGTTGCAGGAGAGCGGCAGAACTTGGCAGGATTTTTCAGAAAAAGAAGAGAAAGATCTTTGGCACAGTTTGTAG
- a CDS encoding J domain-containing protein yields MKQLPFSFADIDRARRLLGLEERASIREIKAAYRRLCKEWHPDRQRSQRASVAKMQDLNAAYRLLLDYCQLYPCSFVQEKVEKFDPEKWWFRRFGNNIRSRE; encoded by the coding sequence ATGAAGCAGTTACCTTTCAGTTTTGCTGACATAGACCGAGCTCGAAGACTTCTAGGCCTGGAAGAGAGGGCCAGCATCAGAGAGATAAAGGCAGCCTATCGCCGACTCTGCAAGGAATGGCATCCTGACCGGCAGAGGAGCCAGCGAGCCAGCGTGGCCAAAATGCAGGATCTGAATGCAGCCTACCGTTTGCTTCTCGATTACTGTCAGCTCTATCCATGTTCTTTCGTCCAGGAGAAAGTTGAAAAGTTTGATCCTGAAAAGTGGTGGTTCCGACGTTTCGGGAACAATATCCGCTCGCGCGAGTGA
- a CDS encoding HAD family hydrolase produces MADHRMLEEQHGRGSSRIRAVIFDCDGVLVESRQANAAFYNTILSHFNREPLTEEELSYVHSHTLEQSLAFLFKDSAHRQQALQYWQNMDYGPILALLTLQPGLRECLRQLHGNYHIAVATNRTTTMKGLLRRFALEPYFDMVVTSLDVSQPKPHPESIDKIISFFQIDRQEACYVGDSAVDQETALRAGVCFIAYRNRELQADYHLSHFSQLVPLLERMAFQPGKGKLSSSPGTVEE; encoded by the coding sequence ATGGCTGACCACAGGATGTTGGAAGAGCAGCATGGCAGGGGGAGCTCGAGAATACGCGCGGTGATATTCGATTGTGACGGCGTACTCGTTGAATCACGGCAAGCAAACGCTGCCTTTTATAACACGATTCTCTCCCACTTCAACAGGGAGCCTCTCACCGAGGAGGAGCTTTCCTATGTACACTCCCACACACTGGAGCAGTCCCTGGCTTTCCTTTTCAAAGACAGCGCTCATCGCCAGCAGGCCTTGCAGTATTGGCAAAATATGGACTATGGGCCGATCCTGGCGCTGCTGACTTTGCAACCTGGGCTGCGAGAGTGTTTGCGGCAGCTGCATGGCAACTACCACATTGCTGTGGCCACCAATCGAACTACCACCATGAAAGGCTTGCTGCGCCGCTTTGCCCTCGAACCCTACTTCGACATGGTTGTCACCTCTTTGGATGTTTCGCAGCCCAAACCTCATCCCGAATCTATAGATAAGATCATATCTTTTTTCCAAATCGACAGACAGGAAGCCTGTTATGTGGGAGATTCGGCTGTTGACCAGGAAACAGCCCTCCGGGCAGGCGTATGCTTTATTGCCTATCGGAATAGAGAACTGCAGGCCGACTACCACCTGAGTCATTTTTCGCAGCTTGTGCCGCTGTTGGAGCGCATGGCTTTTCAGCCTGGAAAAGGCAAGCTGAGCAGCAGCCCGGGCACTGTAGAGGAATAA
- the nadB gene encoding L-aspartate oxidase yields MFDILVIGSGIAGLSFALKVAEECRVAVVTKKEKVETSTNYAQGGIASVLGPDDSFDLHIQDTIQSGDGLCHADVVEMVVKNGPARIQELAEMGVHFNMGKRANSSFDLGREGGHSRSRIVHAHDMTGREVERVLVAMAEEHPNIEIFENHIAIDLITECHFFKRGLLTTRRRVRCWGAHILDIQGNRIVTFLAQNTLLCTGGAGKVYIYTSNPDVATGDGVAMAYRAGALIANMEFVQFHPTCLYHPHAKNFLISEALRGEGGRLIDRRGHRFMDKYHPLGDLACRDVVARAIDTEMKQSGDDCVYLDISHREADFLEKRFPNIYDKCLSLGIDMTREPIPVVPAAHYMCGGILTDKQGRTSIEHLYALGESACTGLHGANRLASNSLLEALVFAHNAALDINRRTETAKKEPLPEIPPLEMDFLSNRSEMVLIAYNWDIIRRLMWNYVGIVRTNNRLRLAQNHLVQIHREINEHYPNISLNSDLIELRNLATVAQIIVTCARSRTESRGLHYNLDHPRKDDEHWLHDTVTRLGDQQMFSG; encoded by the coding sequence ATATTCGACATCCTGGTCATCGGCAGCGGCATAGCAGGACTCAGTTTTGCTCTCAAAGTGGCAGAAGAGTGCCGGGTTGCCGTGGTCACCAAGAAAGAAAAAGTGGAAACCAGCACCAACTATGCCCAGGGAGGCATAGCCTCCGTGCTGGGTCCGGATGATTCCTTCGATCTTCACATTCAGGACACCATTCAATCAGGCGACGGTCTGTGCCATGCAGATGTGGTGGAGATGGTAGTAAAAAACGGCCCGGCCCGCATCCAGGAACTGGCAGAGATGGGGGTTCACTTCAACATGGGCAAACGCGCCAACAGCTCCTTTGACCTCGGCCGGGAAGGAGGCCATTCCCGCAGCCGAATCGTCCATGCCCATGACATGACCGGCAGAGAAGTGGAAAGAGTTCTGGTGGCTATGGCCGAGGAGCATCCAAACATCGAGATTTTCGAAAATCACATTGCCATTGATCTTATTACTGAATGCCACTTCTTCAAGCGCGGCCTTCTAACCACCAGACGGAGGGTGCGGTGTTGGGGCGCCCATATCCTGGATATTCAGGGAAACAGAATCGTCACCTTCCTCGCCCAGAACACTCTGCTCTGCACCGGAGGTGCCGGCAAAGTTTACATTTACACCAGCAACCCTGACGTGGCCACCGGCGACGGTGTGGCCATGGCCTATCGCGCCGGGGCACTGATCGCCAACATGGAATTCGTCCAGTTTCATCCAACCTGTCTCTATCATCCCCACGCCAAGAACTTTCTCATTTCCGAAGCTCTGCGGGGCGAAGGCGGGCGGTTAATCGACAGACGCGGCCACCGCTTCATGGATAAATACCATCCCCTCGGGGATCTGGCCTGCCGCGACGTGGTGGCCCGGGCGATCGATACGGAAATGAAGCAGAGCGGCGATGATTGTGTCTACCTTGACATCAGCCATCGCGAGGCTGATTTCCTCGAGAAGCGTTTTCCCAATATCTATGATAAATGTCTATCGCTGGGAATCGATATGACAAGAGAACCGATTCCCGTAGTCCCTGCAGCTCACTATATGTGCGGCGGTATCCTTACTGACAAACAGGGCCGCACAAGCATCGAGCATCTCTATGCTCTTGGAGAGTCAGCCTGCACTGGCCTCCACGGCGCTAACCGCCTGGCGAGCAACTCCCTGCTCGAAGCCCTGGTATTCGCTCACAATGCTGCCCTGGATATCAACAGGCGAACTGAGACCGCAAAGAAAGAGCCGTTGCCCGAAATTCCACCGCTGGAGATGGACTTTCTCAGCAACAGGAGTGAGATGGTGCTCATTGCCTACAACTGGGACATAATTAGGCGCCTGATGTGGAATTATGTGGGTATCGTCCGCACAAACAATCGCTTGCGGCTGGCTCAGAACCACCTTGTCCAGATCCACCGGGAGATAAATGAACACTACCCAAATATCAGTCTCAACAGCGATCTCATAGAACTGCGGAACCTGGCAACGGTGGCACAAATCATCGTCACCTGTGCCCGGAGCCGCACCGAGAGTCGCGGTCTGCACTATAACCTCGATCATCCGCGCAAAGACGACGAGCATTGGCTGCACGACACCGTCACTCGCCTGGGGGACCAGCAAATGTTCTCGGGATAA